In Mycobacterium tuberculosis H37Rv, a single window of DNA contains:
- the vapC40 gene encoding ribonuclease VapC40 (toxin, part of toxin-antitoxin (TA) operon with Rv2595,contains PIN domain): MIAPDTSVLVAGFATWHEGHEAAVRALNRGVHLIAHAAVETYSVLTRLPPPHRIAPVAVHAYLADITSSNYLALDACSYRGLTDHLAEHDVTGGATYDALVGFTAKAAGAKLLTRDLRAVETYERLRVEVELVT; this comes from the coding sequence GTGATCGCACCAGACACCAGCGTGCTGGTTGCCGGATTCGCGACCTGGCACGAAGGGCACGAGGCCGCCGTGCGCGCGCTCAACCGTGGCGTCCATCTGATCGCGCACGCGGCTGTGGAAACCTATTCGGTCTTGACCCGGCTACCACCGCCGCATCGTATTGCCCCTGTTGCCGTCCACGCCTACTTGGCGGACATCACCTCCAGCAACTACCTGGCACTGGATGCCTGCTCATATCGCGGCTTGACCGACCACCTCGCCGAGCACGATGTCACCGGTGGCGCAACCTACGATGCCCTGGTCGGCTTCACGGCGAAAGCTGCCGGCGCAAAGCTGCTGACTCGCGACCTGCGCGCGGTCGAAACGTACGAGCGATTGCGGGTCGAGGTTGAGCTGGTGACCTGA
- the ruvC gene encoding crossover junction endodeoxyribonuclease RuvC (holliday junction nuclease (holliday junction resolvase)) — translation MRVMGVDPGLTRCGLSLIESGRGRQLTALDVDVVRTPSDAALAQRLLAISDAVEHWLDTHHPEVVAIERVFSQLNVTTVMGTAQAGGVIALAAAKRGVDVHFHTPSEVKAAVTGNGSADKAQVTAMVTKILALQAKPTPADAADALALAICHCWRAPTIARMAEATSRAEARAAQQRHAYLAKLKAAR, via the coding sequence GTGCGGGTGATGGGTGTCGATCCCGGGTTGACCCGATGCGGGCTGTCGCTTATCGAGAGTGGGCGTGGTCGGCAGCTCACCGCGCTGGATGTCGACGTGGTGCGCACACCGTCGGATGCGGCCTTGGCGCAGCGCCTGTTGGCCATCAGCGATGCCGTCGAGCACTGGCTGGACACCCATCATCCGGAGGTGGTGGCTATCGAACGGGTGTTCTCTCAGCTCAACGTGACCACGGTGATGGGCACCGCGCAGGCCGGCGGCGTGATCGCCCTGGCGGCGGCCAAACGTGGTGTCGACGTGCATTTCCATACCCCCAGCGAGGTCAAGGCGGCGGTCACTGGCAACGGTTCCGCAGACAAGGCTCAGGTCACCGCGATGGTCACCAAAATCCTTGCGCTGCAAGCTAAACCGACACCGGCCGACGCGGCCGACGCTTTGGCGCTGGCGATCTGTCACTGTTGGCGGGCGCCGACGATCGCCCGGATGGCTGAGGCCACGTCGAGGGCGGAAGCACGAGCAGCGCAGCAGCGTCATGCGTACCTAGCCAAGCTGAAGGCCGCCCGATGA
- the vapB40 gene encoding antitoxin VapB40 (part of toxin-antitoxin (TA) operon with Rv2596), with translation MRTTIDVAGRLVIPKRIRERLGLRGNDQVEITERDGRIEIEPAPTGVELVREGSVLVARPERPLPPLTDEIVRETLDRTRR, from the coding sequence ATGCGAACAACCATCGATGTCGCAGGACGTCTGGTGATTCCCAAGCGGATTCGCGAGCGCCTTGGCTTGCGCGGGAACGACCAGGTGGAGATCACCGAGCGCGATGGGCGCATCGAGATTGAGCCGGCCCCGACCGGTGTCGAACTCGTTCGGGAAGGCTCGGTTCTCGTCGCACGGCCAGAACGTCCCCTGCCCCCGTTGACCGACGAAATCGTTCGGGAAACGCTCGATCGCACACGGCGGTGA
- the ruvA gene encoding Holliday junction ATP-dependent DNA helicase RuvA: protein MIASVRGEVLEVALDHVVIEAAGVGYRVNATPATLATLRQGTEARLITAMIVREDSMTLYGFPDGETRDLFLTLLSVSGVGPRLAMAALAVHDAPALRQVLADGNVAALTRVPGIGKRGAERMVLELRDKVGVAATGGALSTNGHAVRSPVVEALVGLGFAAKQAEEATDTVLAANHDATTSSALRSALSLLGKAR, encoded by the coding sequence ATGATCGCCTCGGTCCGCGGTGAGGTGCTCGAGGTGGCGCTTGACCATGTGGTGATCGAGGCCGCCGGTGTGGGCTACCGAGTGAACGCGACACCGGCGACGCTGGCGACGTTGCGGCAAGGCACCGAGGCCCGGCTGATCACCGCGATGATTGTGCGCGAGGACTCGATGACGCTGTACGGGTTTCCCGACGGGGAAACCCGCGACCTATTCCTGACGCTGCTGTCGGTCTCCGGCGTTGGGCCCCGGCTGGCGATGGCGGCACTGGCCGTGCACGACGCTCCGGCGCTACGGCAGGTGCTGGCCGACGGCAACGTCGCCGCCCTGACCCGGGTGCCTGGGATCGGCAAGCGGGGCGCCGAACGCATGGTGTTGGAACTACGCGACAAGGTTGGGGTGGCAGCCACCGGCGGCGCACTCTCGACCAACGGCCACGCGGTGCGCAGTCCCGTGGTCGAGGCTCTGGTCGGCCTGGGCTTTGCGGCCAAACAGGCCGAGGAGGCCACCGATACGGTGCTGGCCGCCAACCATGACGCGACGACATCCAGCGCGCTGCGGTCTGCCTTGTCGTTGCTGGGGAAGGCCCGATGA
- a CDS encoding membrane protein, with protein MSRNRLFLVAGSLAVAAAVSLISGITLLNRDVGSYIASHYRQESRDVNGTRYLCTGSPKQVATTLVKYQTPAARASHTDTEYLRYRNNIVTVGPDGTYPCIIRVENLSAGYNHGAYVFLGPGFTPGSPSGGSGGSPGGPGGSK; from the coding sequence ATGAGCCGCAACCGCCTGTTCCTGGTTGCCGGCAGCTTGGCGGTTGCCGCCGCCGTGTCCTTGATCTCTGGAATCACGCTGCTGAACAGGGACGTTGGCTCGTATATCGCCTCGCACTATCGCCAAGAATCCCGTGACGTGAACGGAACGCGATACCTGTGCACCGGATCGCCCAAACAGGTGGCCACCACGCTCGTCAAGTACCAGACCCCGGCGGCGCGCGCGTCGCATACCGACACCGAGTACCTGCGTTACCGCAACAACATCGTGACGGTCGGACCCGACGGCACCTATCCGTGCATCATCCGCGTCGAAAACCTCAGCGCCGGATATAACCACGGCGCATATGTCTTCCTGGGCCCTGGATTCACCCCTGGGTCCCCGTCGGGCGGTTCGGGGGGCAGCCCGGGCGGTCCTGGCGGCAGCAAGTAA
- a CDS encoding membrane protein — MGNLLVVIAVALFIAAIVVLVVAIRRPKTPATPGGRRDPLAFDAMPQFGPRQLGPGAIVSHGGIDYVVRGSVTFREGPFVWWEHLLEGGDTPTWLSVQEDDGRLELAMWVKRTDLGLQPGGQHVIDGVTFQETERGHAGYTTEGTTGLPAGGEMDYVDCASAGQGADESMLLSFERWAPDMGWEIATGKSVLAGELTVYPAPPVSA; from the coding sequence GTGGGAAATCTGCTGGTCGTGATTGCCGTGGCGCTGTTCATCGCCGCCATCGTCGTTCTCGTCGTGGCCATCCGGCGGCCCAAAACACCAGCCACGCCGGGCGGGCGCCGGGATCCGCTGGCCTTCGACGCAATGCCGCAATTCGGCCCCCGCCAACTCGGACCCGGCGCAATTGTCAGCCACGGTGGCATCGACTATGTGGTCCGCGGATCAGTCACCTTTCGCGAGGGTCCCTTCGTGTGGTGGGAACACTTGCTGGAAGGCGGCGACACGCCAACCTGGCTGAGCGTGCAAGAGGACGACGGGCGTCTCGAGCTTGCGATGTGGGTGAAACGCACCGATCTGGGCTTGCAGCCCGGTGGCCAGCACGTGATCGACGGCGTGACGTTTCAGGAGACCGAGCGCGGTCACGCCGGATATACCACCGAGGGCACGACGGGCCTGCCGGCCGGCGGTGAGATGGACTACGTCGACTGCGCCAGTGCCGGTCAGGGGGCCGACGAGTCCATGCTGCTGTCATTCGAGCGCTGGGCACCGGACATGGGATGGGAGATAGCGACCGGCAAGTCCGTACTGGCCGGCGAGCTCACCGTCTACCCCGCGCCCCCAGTCTCGGCATAG
- the PE_PGRS44 gene encoding PE-PGRS family protein PE_PGRS44 (Member of the Mycobacterium tuberculosis PE family, PGRS subfamily of ala-, gly-rich proteins) — MSFVTAAPEMLATAAQNVANIGTSLSAANATAAASTTSVLAAGADEVSQAIARLFSDYATHYQSLNAQAAAFHHSFVQTLNAAGGAYSSAEAANASAQALEQNLLAVINAPAQALFGRPLIGNGANGTAASPNGGDGGILYGNGGNGFSQTTAGVAGGAGGSAGLIGNGGNGGAGGAGAAGGAGGAGGWLLGNGGAGGPGGPTDVPAGTGGAGGAGGDAPLIGWGGNGGPGGFAAFGNGGAGGNGGASGSLFGVGGAGGVGGSSEDVGGTGGAGGAGRGLFLGLGGDGGAGGTSNNNGGDGGAGGTAGGRLFSLGGDGGNGGAGTAIGSNAGDGGAGGDSSALIGYAQGGSGGLGGFGESTGGDGGLGGAGAVLIGTGVGGFGGLGGGSNGTGGAGGAGGTGATLIGLGAGGGGGIGGFAVNVGNGVGGLGGQGGQGAALIGLGAGGAGGAGGATVVGLGGNGGDGGDGGGLFSIGVGGDGGNAGNGAMPANGGNGGNAGVIANGSFAPSFVGFGGNGGNGVNGGTGGSGGILFGANGANGPS, encoded by the coding sequence ATGTCGTTTGTCACGGCAGCTCCAGAGATGCTGGCGACGGCGGCGCAGAATGTCGCGAATATCGGCACATCGCTGAGTGCGGCAAACGCGACGGCAGCGGCGTCCACGACCTCGGTGCTGGCGGCCGGAGCCGACGAGGTATCGCAGGCTATCGCAAGGCTGTTCAGTGATTACGCCACGCACTATCAGTCGCTGAACGCTCAAGCCGCGGCATTTCATCACAGCTTCGTGCAAACGTTGAACGCCGCCGGTGGCGCCTATTCGAGCGCCGAGGCGGCCAACGCTTCGGCGCAGGCGTTGGAACAGAATCTGTTGGCCGTGATCAATGCGCCCGCCCAGGCGTTGTTCGGGCGTCCCCTGATCGGCAATGGCGCGAATGGAACAGCGGCCAGCCCCAACGGCGGTGATGGTGGGATTTTGTACGGCAACGGCGGCAACGGCTTCTCCCAAACGACCGCCGGGGTGGCCGGCGGCGCCGGTGGTTCCGCGGGCCTGATCGGCAACGGCGGCAATGGTGGCGCCGGTGGGGCCGGTGCTGCCGGCGGGGCCGGCGGCGCCGGCGGATGGCTGCTCGGCAACGGTGGCGCCGGCGGTCCCGGCGGCCCAACGGACGTTCCTGCCGGCACAGGTGGAGCCGGCGGGGCCGGCGGCGACGCCCCATTGATCGGCTGGGGCGGCAACGGCGGGCCCGGCGGTTTCGCTGCTTTTGGAAACGGTGGGGCCGGCGGCAACGGCGGCGCCAGCGGTTCGCTCTTTGGCGTCGGCGGCGCCGGCGGCGTCGGCGGATCGAGCGAAGACGTCGGCGGCACCGGCGGGGCCGGCGGCGCTGGCCGCGGTCTATTCCTTGGCCTGGGCGGTGATGGCGGCGCCGGCGGCACCAGCAACAACAACGGCGGTGACGGTGGCGCCGGCGGCACCGCGGGAGGTCGATTGTTCAGCCTGGGCGGTGACGGTGGCAACGGTGGTGCCGGTACCGCAATCGGATCCAACGCCGGTGACGGTGGCGCCGGCGGTGACAGCAGCGCCCTGATCGGCTACGCCCAGGGCGGCTCCGGCGGCCTCGGCGGCTTCGGCGAAAGTACCGGCGGCGACGGCGGCCTGGGCGGCGCCGGCGCTGTGCTCATCGGCACGGGCGTCGGCGGTTTCGGCGGCCTCGGTGGCGGCTCCAACGGCACCGGGGGCGCGGGCGGCGCGGGCGGCACGGGCGCCACGCTGATCGGCCTGGGCGCCGGCGGCGGCGGCGGCATCGGCGGGTTCGCCGTCAACGTGGGCAACGGCGTCGGCGGTCTGGGCGGCCAGGGCGGCCAGGGCGCCGCGCTGATCGGCCTGGGCGCCGGCGGTGCCGGCGGTGCCGGCGGCGCCACAGTCGTTGGACTTGGTGGCAATGGCGGTGACGGCGGTGACGGTGGCGGCCTGTTTAGTATCGGCGTCGGTGGGGACGGCGGCAACGCCGGCAACGGCGCCATGCCTGCCAATGGCGGCAACGGCGGCAACGCCGGGGTCATTGCCAACGGCTCCTTTGCCCCGTCGTTCGTCGGCTTCGGCGGCAACGGCGGCAACGGCGTCAATGGCGGCACCGGCGGCAGCGGCGGGATCCTTTTTGGCGCCAACGGCGCGAACGGACCGTCGTAG
- the ruvB gene encoding Holliday junction ATP-dependent DNA helicase RuvB — MTERSDRDVSPALTVGEGDIDVSLRPRSLREFIGQPRVREQLQLVIEGAKNRGGTPDHILLSGPPGLGKTSLAMIIAAELGSSLRVTSGPALERAGDLAAMLSNLVEHDVLFIDEIHRIARPAEEMLYLAMEDFRVDVVVGKGPGATSIPLEVAPFTLVGATTRSGALTGPLRDRFGFTAHMDFYEPAELERVLARSAGILGIELGADAGAEIARRSRGTPRIANRLLRRVRDFAEVRADGVITRDVAKAALEVYDVDELGLDRLDRAVLSALTRSFGGGPVGVSTLAVAVGEEAATVEEVCEPFLVRAGMVARTPRGRVATALAWTHLGMTPPVGASQPGLFE, encoded by the coding sequence ATGACCGAGCGGTCCGACCGCGACGTTTCGCCCGCACTCACCGTCGGAGAGGGCGACATCGACGTCAGCCTGCGGCCGCGCTCGTTACGCGAATTCATCGGCCAGCCCCGGGTCCGCGAACAGCTGCAGCTGGTCATCGAGGGAGCCAAAAACCGCGGCGGCACACCGGATCACATTCTGCTGTCCGGTCCGCCGGGCTTGGGCAAGACGTCGTTGGCGATGATCATCGCCGCCGAGCTGGGGTCCTCGCTGCGGGTGACGTCGGGGCCGGCGTTGGAACGCGCCGGTGACCTGGCGGCGATGCTGTCCAACCTGGTCGAGCACGACGTGTTGTTTATCGACGAGATCCACCGCATCGCCCGGCCCGCCGAGGAGATGCTGTATCTGGCGATGGAAGACTTCCGCGTCGATGTGGTGGTCGGCAAAGGTCCTGGGGCCACGTCGATTCCGCTGGAGGTCGCGCCGTTCACCCTGGTCGGGGCGACTACCCGGTCGGGCGCGTTGACCGGCCCGCTGCGCGACCGGTTCGGCTTCACCGCGCACATGGATTTCTACGAGCCCGCCGAGCTGGAGCGGGTGCTGGCCCGCTCCGCCGGAATTCTGGGTATCGAGCTGGGCGCCGACGCCGGCGCCGAAATCGCCCGCCGTTCTCGGGGAACGCCGCGGATCGCCAACCGGTTGTTGCGCCGGGTGCGTGACTTCGCCGAGGTGCGCGCCGACGGCGTCATCACCCGCGACGTCGCCAAGGCCGCACTGGAGGTCTACGACGTCGACGAGCTGGGTCTGGACCGGCTGGACCGAGCGGTGCTCTCGGCGCTGACCCGCAGCTTCGGCGGTGGTCCAGTGGGTGTGTCGACGCTGGCGGTGGCGGTCGGGGAGGAGGCCGCCACGGTCGAGGAGGTGTGCGAACCATTTCTGGTGCGCGCGGGTATGGTCGCGCGCACCCCGCGCGGCCGGGTGGCCACCGCCCTGGCCTGGACGCACCTGGGCATGACGCCACCGGTCGGAGCGAGTCAACCGGGGTTGTTCGAGTAG
- the fadD9 gene encoding fatty-acid--CoA ligase FadD9, giving the protein MSINDQRLTRRVEDLYASDAQFAAASPNEAITQAIDQPGVALPQLIRMVMEGYADRPALGQRALRFVTDPDSGRTMVELLPRFETITYRELWARAGTLATALSAEPAIRPGDRVCVLGFNSVDYTTIDIALIRLGAVSVPLQTSAPVTGLRPIVTETEPTMIATSIDNLGDAVEVLAGHAPARLVVFDYHGKVDTHREAVEAARARLAGSVTIDTLAELIERGRALPATPIADSADDALALLIYTSGSTGAPKGAMYRESQVMSFWRKSSGWFEPSGYPSITLNFMPMSHVGGRQVLYGTLSNGGTAYFVAKSDLSTLFEDLALVRPTELCFVPRIWDMVFAEFHSEVDRRLVDGADRAALEAQVKAELRENVLGGRFVMALTGSAPISAEMTAWVESLLADVHLVEGYGSTEAGMVLNDGMVRRPAVIDYKLVDVPELGYFGTDQPYPRGELLVKTQTMFPGYYQRPDVTAEVFDPDGFYRTGDIMAKVGPDQFVYLDRRNNVLKLSQGEFIAVSKLEAVFGDSPLVRQIFIYGNSARAYPLAVVVPSGDALSRHGIENLKPVISESLQEVARAAGLQSYEIPRDFIIETTPFTLENGLLTGIRKLARPQLKKFYGERLERLYTELADSQSNELRELRQSGPDAPVLPTLCRAAAALLGSTAADVRPDAHFADLGGDSLSALSLANLLHEIFGVDVPVGVIVSPASDLRALADHIEAARTGVRRPSFASIHGRSATEVHASDLTLDKFIDAATLAAAPNLPAPSAQVRTVLLTGATGFLGRYLALEWLDRMDLVNGKLICLVRARSDEEAQARLDATFDSGDPYLVRHYRELGAGRLEVLAGDKGEADLGLDRVTWQRLADTVDLIVDPAALVNHVLPYSQLFGPNAAGTAELLRLALTGKRKPYIYTSTIAVGEQIPPEAFTEDADIRAISPTRRIDDSYANGYANSKWAGEVLLREAHEQCGLPVTVFRCDMILADTSYTGQLNLPDMFTRLMLSLAATGIAPGSFYELDAHGNRQRAHYDGLPVEFVAEAICTLGTHSPDRFVTYHVMNPYDDGIGLDEFVDWLNSPTSGSGCTIQRIADYGEWLQRFETSLRALPDRQRHASLLPLLHNYREPAKPICGSIAPTDQFRAAVQEAKIGPDKDIPHLTAAIIAKYISNLRLLGLL; this is encoded by the coding sequence ATGTCGATCAACGATCAGCGACTGACACGCCGCGTCGAGGACCTATACGCCAGCGACGCCCAGTTCGCCGCCGCCAGTCCCAACGAGGCGATCACCCAGGCGATCGACCAGCCCGGGGTCGCGCTTCCACAGCTCATCCGTATGGTCATGGAGGGCTACGCCGATCGGCCGGCACTCGGCCAGCGTGCGCTCCGCTTCGTCACCGACCCCGACAGCGGCCGCACCATGGTCGAGCTACTGCCGCGGTTCGAGACCATCACCTACCGCGAACTGTGGGCCCGCGCCGGCACATTGGCCACCGCGTTGAGCGCTGAGCCCGCGATCCGGCCGGGCGACCGGGTTTGCGTGCTGGGCTTCAACAGCGTCGACTACACAACCATCGACATCGCGCTGATCCGGTTGGGCGCCGTGTCGGTTCCACTGCAGACCAGTGCGCCGGTCACCGGGTTGCGCCCGATCGTCACCGAGACCGAGCCGACGATGATCGCCACCAGCATCGACAATCTTGGCGACGCCGTCGAAGTGCTGGCCGGTCACGCCCCGGCCCGGCTGGTCGTATTCGATTACCACGGCAAGGTTGACACCCACCGCGAGGCCGTCGAAGCCGCCCGAGCTCGGTTGGCCGGCTCGGTGACCATCGACACACTTGCCGAACTGATCGAACGCGGCAGGGCGCTGCCGGCCACACCCATTGCCGACAGCGCCGACGACGCGCTGGCGCTGCTGATTTACACCTCGGGTAGTACCGGCGCACCCAAAGGCGCCATGTATCGCGAGAGCCAGGTGATGAGCTTCTGGCGCAAGTCGAGTGGCTGGTTCGAGCCGAGCGGTTACCCCTCGATCACGCTGAACTTCATGCCGATGAGCCACGTCGGGGGCCGTCAGGTGCTCTACGGGACGCTTTCCAACGGCGGTACCGCCTACTTCGTCGCCAAGAGCGACCTGTCGACGCTGTTCGAGGACCTCGCCCTGGTGCGGCCCACAGAATTGTGCTTCGTGCCGCGCATCTGGGACATGGTGTTCGCAGAGTTCCACAGCGAGGTCGACCGCCGCTTGGTGGACGGCGCCGATCGAGCGGCGCTGGAAGCGCAGGTGAAGGCCGAGCTGCGGGAGAACGTGCTCGGCGGACGGTTTGTCATGGCGCTGACCGGTTCCGCGCCGATCTCCGCTGAGATGACGGCGTGGGTCGAGTCCCTGCTGGCCGACGTGCATTTGGTGGAGGGTTACGGCTCCACCGAGGCCGGGATGGTCCTGAACGACGGCATGGTGCGGCGCCCCGCGGTGATCGACTACAAGCTGGTCGACGTGCCCGAGCTGGGCTACTTCGGCACCGATCAGCCCTACCCCCGGGGCGAGCTGCTGGTCAAGACGCAAACCATGTTCCCCGGCTACTACCAGCGCCCGGATGTCACCGCCGAGGTGTTCGACCCCGACGGCTTCTACCGGACCGGGGACATCATGGCCAAAGTAGGCCCCGACCAGTTCGTCTACCTCGACCGCCGCAACAACGTGCTAAAGCTCTCCCAGGGCGAGTTCATCGCCGTGTCGAAGCTCGAGGCGGTGTTCGGCGACAGCCCGCTGGTCCGACAGATCTTCATCTACGGCAACAGTGCCCGGGCCTACCCGCTGGCGGTGGTTGTCCCGTCCGGGGACGCGCTTTCTCGCCATGGCATCGAGAATCTCAAGCCCGTGATCAGCGAGTCCCTGCAGGAGGTAGCGAGGGCGGCCGGCCTGCAATCCTACGAGATTCCACGCGACTTCATCATCGAAACCACGCCGTTCACCCTGGAGAACGGCCTGCTCACCGGCATCCGCAAGCTGGCACGCCCGCAGTTGAAGAAGTTCTATGGCGAACGTCTCGAGCGGCTCTATACCGAGCTGGCCGATAGCCAATCCAACGAGCTGCGCGAGCTGCGGCAAAGCGGTCCCGATGCGCCGGTGCTTCCGACGCTGTGCCGTGCCGCGGCTGCGTTGCTGGGCTCTACCGCTGCGGATGTGCGGCCGGACGCGCACTTCGCCGACCTGGGTGGTGACTCGCTCTCGGCGCTGTCGTTGGCCAACCTGCTGCACGAGATCTTCGGCGTCGACGTGCCGGTGGGTGTCATTGTCAGCCCGGCAAGCGACCTGCGGGCCCTGGCCGACCACATCGAAGCAGCGCGCACCGGCGTCAGGCGACCCAGCTTCGCCTCGATACACGGTCGCTCCGCGACGGAAGTGCACGCCAGCGACCTCACGCTGGACAAGTTCATCGACGCTGCCACCCTGGCCGCAGCCCCGAACCTGCCGGCACCGAGCGCCCAAGTGCGCACCGTACTGCTGACCGGCGCCACCGGCTTTTTGGGTCGCTACCTGGCGCTGGAATGGCTCGACCGCATGGACCTGGTCAACGGCAAGCTGATCTGCCTGGTCCGCGCCAGATCCGACGAGGAAGCACAAGCCCGGCTGGACGCGACGTTCGATAGCGGCGACCCGTATTTGGTGCGGCACTACCGCGAATTGGGCGCCGGCCGCCTCGAGGTGCTCGCCGGCGACAAGGGCGAGGCCGACCTGGGCCTGGACCGGGTCACCTGGCAGCGGCTAGCCGACACGGTGGACCTGATCGTGGACCCCGCGGCCCTGGTCAACCACGTGCTGCCGTATAGCCAGCTGTTCGGCCCAAACGCGGCGGGCACCGCCGAGTTGCTTCGGCTGGCGCTGACCGGCAAGCGCAAGCCATACATCTACACCTCGACGATCGCCGTGGGCGAGCAGATCCCGCCGGAGGCGTTCACCGAGGACGCCGACATCCGGGCCATCAGCCCGACCCGCAGGATCGACGACAGCTACGCCAACGGCTACGCGAACAGCAAGTGGGCCGGCGAGGTGCTGCTGCGCGAAGCTCACGAGCAGTGCGGCCTGCCGGTGACGGTCTTCCGCTGCGACATGATCCTGGCCGACACCAGCTATACCGGTCAGCTCAACCTGCCGGACATGTTCACCCGGCTGATGCTGAGCCTGGCCGCTACCGGCATCGCACCCGGTTCGTTCTATGAGCTGGATGCGCACGGCAATCGGCAACGCGCCCACTATGACGGCTTGCCGGTCGAATTCGTCGCAGAAGCCATTTGCACCCTTGGGACACATAGCCCGGACCGTTTTGTCACCTACCACGTGATGAACCCCTACGACGACGGCATCGGGCTGGACGAGTTCGTCGACTGGCTCAACTCCCCAACTAGCGGGTCCGGTTGCACGATCCAGCGGATCGCCGACTACGGCGAGTGGCTGCAGCGGTTCGAGACTTCGCTGCGTGCCTTGCCGGATCGCCAGCGCCACGCCTCGCTGCTGCCCTTGCTGCACAACTACCGAGAGCCTGCAAAGCCGATATGCGGGTCAATCGCGCCCACCGACCAGTTCCGCGCTGCCGTCCAAGAAGCGAAAATCGGTCCGGACAAAGACATTCCGCACCTCACGGCGGCGATCATCGCGAAGTACATCAGCAACCTGCGACTGCTCGGGCTGCTGTGA
- a CDS encoding integral membrane protein, translating into MVATVLYFLVGAAVLVAGFLMVNLLTPGDLRRLVFIDRRPNAVVLAATMYVALAIVTIAAIYASSNQLAQGLIGVAVYGIVGVALQGVALVILEIAVPGRFREHIDAPALHPAVFATAVMLLAVAGVIAAALS; encoded by the coding sequence GTGGTGGCCACCGTCTTGTACTTCCTAGTGGGCGCCGCCGTGCTAGTCGCAGGCTTTCTGATGGTCAACCTGTTGACCCCGGGCGATCTGCGTCGCCTAGTGTTCATCGACCGCCGCCCCAACGCCGTGGTTCTGGCCGCCACAATGTATGTGGCGCTGGCCATCGTCACCATCGCCGCCATCTACGCCAGCTCCAATCAGCTGGCCCAGGGCCTGATCGGCGTGGCGGTGTACGGAATCGTCGGTGTCGCGCTGCAGGGGGTGGCACTGGTGATCCTCGAGATCGCGGTGCCGGGGCGATTCCGTGAGCACATCGACGCACCTGCGCTGCATCCGGCGGTGTTCGCTACCGCCGTCATGCTGCTGGCGGTAGCGGGGGTAATCGCCGCCGCGTTGTCATGA